A portion of the Manduca sexta isolate Smith_Timp_Sample1 chromosome 20, JHU_Msex_v1.0, whole genome shotgun sequence genome contains these proteins:
- the LOC115447608 gene encoding 40S ribosomal protein S14 — protein MAPRKNKVAKEEVQVTLGPQHLVGETVFGVAHIFASFNDTFVHVTDLSGRETIARVTGGMKVKADRDEASPYAAMLAAQDVAEKCKTLGITALHIKLRATGGNKTKTPGPGAQSALRALARSSMKIGRIEDVTPVPSDSTRRKGGRRGRRL, from the exons ATGGCTCCAAGGAAAAACAAAGTTGCGAAAGAGGAGGTCCAGGTGACCCTCGGCCCCCAGCATTTGGTGGGCGAGACAGTGTTTGGTGTTGCTCACATATTCGCTTCATTCAATGACACATTCGTGCACGTTACCGACTTGTCTGGTCGGGAAACTATCGCCCGTGTCACCGGCGGCATGAAGGTGAAGGCTGACCGTGATGAAGCTTCTCCCTACGCCGCTATGTTGGCCGCTCAG GACGTCGCCGAGAAATGCAAAACCCTCGGCATTACCGCGTTACACATCAAGCTCCGTGCCACCGGCGGCAACAAGACCAAGACCCCAGGACCCGGCGCTCAGTCTGCTCTCCGTGCTTTGGCCCGTTCCAGCATGAAGATTGGCCGCATTGAGGATGTGACCCCTGTTCCATCGGACTCCACTCGCAGGAAGGGAGGCCGAAGAGGACGCAGGCTGTAA